A region of the Sulfolobales archaeon genome:
ATACCCCTACCAACAGCGATGGGCTCACACCGCATTGGCATAGGATCTCTAAATATGTTTTTCCCAGGTCTGAAAAGGGATTTAAATGCCTCGAAGAATATTGGTGCGATAATACTGATGCCACCCATAACTTTCCTCCCATCTATGAGCCATGGCATAGAGCTATAGAGATCTTCGTTGTTTCCAAGCATCCTAAGAATAGCCTCTCTATATTGAGAGGCGCTATCTGAGAACATGCCGAGGATCTTGATTCTCCCCCTGGTTATCTTCCAAGTATATCTAGCCATTCTATAGCATATAGCGCATCCATCGTTATATAAGAGGATCTTCTCGGACATTTTACCCCCACATATCTCTAGGATCTATTGTATAGGCTGCTTCTCCGCATAGATAGCTTTGATCCTCAGCTCCCCATTATCTTTAGGGCATCTCCTATCCCTTATAACCTTCCCCACATAATCGCCTGGTATAAACTCTCTTTTCTCCTCATAATCCCCCATTATACATGCTATTATTGTATAAGTAACTATCTTCTCCTTCGGCTTCTTCTCCCTCTGCTGGAACATATTGCTTAGCATAGATATTAGAAAGAACACTATCATTAGTAGGAAGAAGAGAGTCCATGGATCTATTTGAAGCTTTATAGCCTCCACACCTCTCCCATACTATATACTGTAAAAGGTTATAATCCCTACCGCCGCTGTTCTGGGTTTTATATTGGTTTATATTTATTAATGGTATTTGCTCTAATGTGTAGAGGCTTATGCCATCATATCAGCTATCCTAAAGTAAGGAGCCCACTATAAGCTCGATGAGCCAGGCGAGGGTGGCGAGGCATAGGATTTTAGGCCTGGTGAAACCATAAACCCTGTGCACCCAACTCCTCATCTCAACTCCCTCCCCCTTGAATAGCTAGCCCAAGCATCCCAGGTTAAAGAGTAATGGTTCCAATTACAATCCCAATATAAATTCCACATATCGCTTACGATAGATCCTCATTTATAAGGGGATCAGGGGTAGTAAGAAGGGGTTGCTATGAGAGCCTCATATGTGATCATAGCGGTCGTAGCCATCGCTATCCTAGGCTTCCTCGGCTACGGCTATTATGACTATAATGTTGCTAGAGAGGGTCTGAAGAATATATATGTAGGTATAGCTTCGGCTCTGCCACGGAATATTAGTCAAGATAGCATAACCCTTAGGGTGGGGGTTAGGCTATATAATAATGGAAGCTTAACTGTAGCTATAGATAGAGTTATCTATGAGCTATATATAAGCGATACCAAGCTGGGGTCTGGAAGCTATAGTGGGCGTATCGAGATCCCTGCTAGAGGCTCTGTAACGCTGGATACTGACTTCATGATCAGCAGATCTGCTTTAGGAGAGATCTTCTTTAAGATCATATCAGGCTCTGGGCTCTCGATGAAGCTTAAGATCTATATATATAGAAACACGTTATTGGGAACGGTAGAGGAGATCCGCGAAACAACATTTAAGATGTAGAGAAGTTTTTAAACCTAGATCTCTATCCCACTAGCGGTGAACCCCAAGATAGTGATGTTATTATCCTCTACTTATAGGCTTGCTTAGCTATATACCCTATAGTGGGTTAGACCATGTCAAGCGAGGCTCTGGATATATCTGAGAGCGTTGTTTCGGTAGCTGATATAAAGCTATTTGGTAAGTGGAGCTTTATAGGTGTTGATGTTAGGGATCCTAGTCTTAAGAAATATATATCGCTTAAACCAGTATTCCTCCCCCACACTGGTGGGAGGCATGAGCACAGGAGATTCGGTAAAGCCAGGGTCCCAATTGTTGAAAGGCTAATCAATAATCTAATGAGGAGGGGTAGGAATACCGGGAAGAAAGCTCTAGCCTATAATATTGTTAAGAACGCATTTGAAATAATAGCGCTGAGGACAAAGGAAAACCCAATACAGGTTCTTGTGAGGGCGATAGAGAATGCTGCTCCTAGGGAGGAGACTACGAGGATCATGTATGGTGGTATAATCTATCACGTAGCCGTCGATGTGTCCCCAATGAGAAGGGTCGATCTAGCATTGAGACACATGGTAGAGGGTGCAAGGCTATGTGCATTCAAAAGCATAAGACCCATAGAGGAGTGCTTAGCAGATGAGATTATAGCTGCAGCATCAAACGATCCCAAGAGCTATGCTATAAGCAGGAAGGACGAGATAGAGAGGATAGCGCTGAGCTCCAGATAAGACAGCCCTCTAGTTCCTAGAAACACCGTTATCCCCGCTTATTAATATTATTAATTCTCGAGCTCCTATATATAAAACCTATATTCATTAGAAGGTAAGAAGATCTAAAAGATCGATTACCTTGATCGATAGATATAAGCCCCCATAGCTAGAGGATTTTTGGAGTAGGGCCCGTAGCTCAGCCTGGTGGAGCACCCGGCTGATAACCGGGGGGTCGGGGGTTCAAATCCCCCCGGGCCCACCATAGATATAGATCAATTGATATAGAGATACATATTCTTAGAGGGATTTCCCATGCCAGTAATATATTTAGTATATATTAATTCGGGATAGCCTTGAACCATATATTCTCATTATATAGAAATTCGGATTATTGCTTTAGAGGATTCCGATATTCTCTAGCTGTCTTCTCCTCACTTAAAAGGGGAGGCTTCAGCT
Encoded here:
- a CDS encoding LEA type 2 family protein, producing the protein MRASYVIIAVVAIAILGFLGYGYYDYNVAREGLKNIYVGIASALPRNISQDSITLRVGVRLYNNGSLTVAIDRVIYELYISDTKLGSGSYSGRIEIPARGSVTLDTDFMISRSALGEIFFKIISGSGLSMKLKIYIYRNTLLGTVEEIRETTFKM
- a CDS encoding 30S ribosomal protein S7, yielding MSSEALDISESVVSVADIKLFGKWSFIGVDVRDPSLKKYISLKPVFLPHTGGRHEHRRFGKARVPIVERLINNLMRRGRNTGKKALAYNIVKNAFEIIALRTKENPIQVLVRAIENAAPREETTRIMYGGIIYHVAVDVSPMRRVDLALRHMVEGARLCAFKSIRPIEECLADEIIAAASNDPKSYAISRKDEIERIALSSR